The proteins below come from a single Miscanthus floridulus cultivar M001 chromosome 1, ASM1932011v1, whole genome shotgun sequence genomic window:
- the LOC136487305 gene encoding glutamate--tRNA ligase, cytoplasmic-like: protein MEAKLAFSQESPPISIICAAKVADVPLTVDPSLATGSAPILKFGSGESLHGVKPILHYIARSASFSSFSGRNNMEFGHVVEWLDYAPTFFSGSEFENACSFVDGYLASRTFLVGHGLTVADIAVWSNLAGIGQRWESLRKSKKYQNLVRWFNSIDAEYRNTLNEIVAAYVGKRGIGKSPAPSLKEKVHDSKDPSAPEVDLPGAKVGQVCVRFAPEPSGYLHIGHAKAALLNKYFAERYQGRLIVRFDDTNPSKESNEFVENLLKDIETLGIKYDAVTYTSDYFPKLMEMAESLIKQGKAYIDDTPKEQMRKERMDGIESRCRNNTVEENLSLWKEMVNGTERGMQCCVRGKLDMQDPNKSLRDPVYYRCNTDPHHRVGSKYKVYPTYDFACPFVDAFEGVTHALRSSEYHDRNAQYYRILQDMGLRRVEIYEFSRLNMVYTLLSKRKLLWFVQNKKVEDWTDPRFPTVQGIVRRGLKVEALIQFILQQGASKNLNLMEWDKLWTINKKIIDPVCARHTAVLTDQRVIFTLTNGPEKPFVRILPRHKKCEGAGKKATTFTNRIWLDYADASAISKGEEVTLMDWGNAIINEIKMEGGVITELVGELHLEGSVKTTRMKITWLADMEELVPLSLVEFDYLICKKKLEEDEDFLENLNPCTRRETLALGDANMRNLKRGEIIQIERKGYYRCDAPFIRSSKPVVLFAIPDGRQQASLN from the exons ATGGAAGCAAAGTTGGCATTCTCCCAAGAAAGCCCACCAATTTCCATCATTTGTGCGGCTAAGGTTGCAGATGTACCACTGACCGTTGATCCTAGTCTTGCTACGGGCTCTGCACCCATCCTAAAGTTTGGTTCTGG AGAATCACTCCATGGTGTCAAACCAATTCTCCATTACATTGCCCGCAGTGCATCTTTTTCTAGCTTTTCTGGGAGAAACAACATGGAGTTTGGACAT GTCGTTGAATGGCTTGATTATGCCCCCACTTTCTTTTCAGGCTCTGAATTTGAAAATGCCTGCTCATTCGTTGATGGATACCTGGCTTCCCGGACCTTTCTGGTCGGTCATGGTCTGACAGTTGCTGACATTGCAGTGTGGTCGAATCTTGCTG GGATTGGTCAACGGTGGGAGAGTCTAAGGAAATCAAAGAAATACCAAAATCTTGTCCGCTGGTTCAATAGCATTGATGCTGAATATAGAAATacactaaatgaaattgtggctGCATATGTTGGGAAACGAGGAATCGGAAAATCTCCTGCACCAAGCCTTAAGGAAAAGGTACATGATTCAAAGGACCCATCAGCTCCAGAAGTTGACCTCCCTGGTGcaaaagttggacaagtttgtgttCGTTTTGCCCCAGAGCCTAGTGGGTACCTCCATATTGGTCATGCAAAGGCTGCACTATTGAACAAATATTTTGCTGAAAGATATCAAGGGCGCCTAATAGTTCGATTTGATGACACAAACCCTTCAAAAGAAAGCAACGAGTTTGTTGAGAACCTTCTGAAAGATATTGAGACATTGGGGATCAAATACGATGCTGTCACGTACACATCTGATTATTTCCCAAAGCTAATGGAAATGGCTGAAAGTTTGATCAAGCAGGGGAAAGCATATATTGATGACACACCAAAGGAGCAAATGAGGAAAGAGAGGATGGATGGTATTGAATCAAGGTGCAGAAATAATACTGTTGAAGAAAATCTGTCATTATGGAAAGAGATGGTTAATGGAACTGAAAGGGGTATGCAGTGCTGTGTGCGTGGCAAACTCGACATGCAGGATCCTAACAAGTCGCTCAGGGATCCTGTTTACTACCGCTGTAATACCGATCCTCACCATCGTGTGGGTTCAAAGTATAAGGTCTATCCAACATATGACTTCGCTTGCCCATTTGTCGATGCATTCGAGGGAGTGACACATGCTCTTCGTTCCAGTGAATATCATGACAGGAATGCACAATATTATCGAATTCTTCAAGATATGGGGTTGAGGAGAGTGGAAATTTATGAATTCAGCCGATTGAATATGGTTTACACTCTTCTCAGCAAGAGGAAGCTTCTCTGGTTTGTACAAAACAAGAAAGTCGAAGATTGGACTGACCCACGTTTTCCCACTGTTCAAGGCATAGTACGTCGTGGCTTGAAAGTTGAGGCATTGATACAATTTATACTCCAACAG GGTGCTTCGAAAAATCTGAATCTTATGGAGTGGGATAAACTCTGGACAATCAACAAGAAGATAATTGACCCAGTGTGCGCAAGGCATACTGCAGTGCTAACAGATCAGCGTGTGATCTTTACTCTCACTAATGGTCCAGAGAAGCCATTTGTTCGAATTTTACCAAGGCACAAGAAATGTGAGGGTGCTGGAAAGAAGGCTACAACCTTCACTAACAGAATCTGGCTAGATTATGCTGATGCGTCTGCCATTAGCAAGGGTGAGGAAGTAACCCTAATGGACTGGGGGAATGCTATCATTAACGAGATCAAGATGGAGGGTGGAGTCATTACTGAACTAGTTGGAGAACTACATCTTGAGGGCTCTGTGAAGACAACAAGAATGAAGATCACATGGTTAGCAGATATGGAGGAGCTAGTGCCCCTCTCATTGGTGGAATTCGATTATCTTATCTGCAAGAAAAAG CTGGAGGAGGATGAAGACTTCCTTGAGAATCTTAACCCTTGCACTCGACGAGAGACCTTGGCCCTCGGAGATGCAAACATGAGGAACCTCAAGCGTGGAGAGATCATACAGATCGAGAGGAAAGGCTACTATAGGTGTGATGCCCCATTCATAAGGTCGTCAAAACCTGTAGTTCTGTTTGCAATCCCAGATGGTCGACAGCAGGCCTCGCTGAACTAG